From Mauremys mutica isolate MM-2020 ecotype Southern chromosome 15, ASM2049712v1, whole genome shotgun sequence, one genomic window encodes:
- the OPA3 gene encoding optic atrophy 3 protein has product MVAGAFPIAKLLYLGVRQLSRPLAARIKAGARASPFFRAYVCGPPAQLYHWVEMRTKMRIMGFPGATIKPLNEEAAAELGAELLGEAIVFGVGGLCIFLEYARQASNTRRKEEEQSSTLLGLQEQVAELGLAVETLDAQLREVNRLLLDISTSAKK; this is encoded by the exons ATGGTGGCCGGCGCGTTCCCCATCGCGAAGCTCCTGTACCTGGGCGTACGGCAGCTGAGTCGGCCCCTGGCCGCGCGCATCAAGGCGGGGGCTCGCGCCAGCCCCTTTTTCCGGGCCTACGTCTGCGGGCCGCCGGCGCAGC tgtaCCACTGGGTGGAGATGCGAACCAAGATGCGGATCATGGGCTTCCCCGGTGCCACCATCAAGCCCCTGaacgaggaggcggcggcggagcTGGGCGCGGAGCTGCTGGGCGAAGCCATCGTCTTCGGCGTGGGCGGCCTGTGCATCTTCCTGGAGTACGCGCGCCAGGCCTCCAACACCAGGcggaaggaggaggagcagagcagCACCCTGCTGGGCCTGCAGGAGCAGGTGGCCGAGCTGGGCCTGGCCGTGGAGACCCTGGACGCGCAGCTGCGCGAGGTGAACCGCCTGCTGCTGGACATCTCCACCAGTGCCAAGAAATAG
- the GPR4 gene encoding G-protein coupled receptor 4, which translates to MCNTTLVSCNVESKIDHLFPPTLYIMVITMGLPTNCMALWAAYLQVRQHNELGVYLLNLSVADLLYIATLPLWIDYFLHYDNWIHGQESCKLFGFVFYTNIYISIAFLCCISVDRYLAVAHPLRFAKVRRIKTAVAVSVVVWAIEIGANSAPLFHNELFHDRYNHTFCFEKYPMEEWVAWMNLYRVFIGFLFPWVLMLFSYQGILRAVRGNVSTEQQEKAKIKRLALSLIVILLFCFAPYHVILLSRSAVYLSKPCDCSFEEKVFVAYHSSLAFTSLNCVADPILYCFVNEGARGDVAKALSTLLRFLTSSKPQEMATASLTLDTPLSSKKSSFCRLPAPPQPPPPPPPGPPDEELQMKILTFNP; encoded by the coding sequence ATGTGCAACACCACCCTGGTCAGCTGCAACGTGGAGTCCAAGATCgaccacctcttcccccccacgcTGTACATCATGGTCATCACCATGGGGCTGCCCACCAACTGCATGGCCCTGTGGGCCGCCTACCTGCAGGTCCGGCAGCACAACGAGCTGGGCGTCTACCTGCTCAACCTGTCCGTGGCCGACCTGCTCTACATCGCCACCCTGCCCCTGTGGATCGACTACTTCCTGCACTACGACAACTGGATCCACGGGCAGGAGTCCTGCAAGCTCTTCGGCTTCGTCTTCTACACCAACATCTACATCAGCATCGCCTTCCTGTGCTGCATCTCCGTGGACCGCTACCTGGCCGTGGCCCACCCGCTGCGCTTCGCCAAGGTGCGCCGGATCAAGACGGCCGTGGCCGTGAGCGTCGTGGTCTGGGCCATCGAGATCGGGGCCAACTCGGCCCCGCTCTTCCACAACGAGCTCTTCCACGACCGCTACAACCACACCTTCTGCTTCGAGAAGTACCCCATGGAGGAGTGGGTGGCCTGGATGAACCTCTACCGGGTCTTCATCGGCTTCCTCTTCCCCTGGGTGCTCATGCTCTTCTCCTACCAGGGCATCCTGCGGGCCGTGCGTGGCAACGTCTCCACCGAGCAGCAGGAGAAAGCCAAGATCAAGCGGCTGGCCCTCAGCCTCATCGTCATCCTCCTTTTCTGCTTCGCCCCCTACCACGTCATCCTGCTGTCCCGCAGCGCCGTCTACCTCAGCAAGCCTTGCGACTGCAGCTTCGAGGAGAAGGTCTTCGTGGCCTACCACAGCTCGCTGGCTTTCACCAGCCTCAACTGCGTGGCCGACCCCATCCTGTACTGCTTCGTCAATGAGGGGGCCCGCGGCGACGTGGCCAAGGCCCTGTCCACCCTGCTGCGTTTCCTCACCAGCTCCAAGCCCCAGGAGATGGCCACCGCCTCGCTCACCCTGGACACCCCGCTCTCCTCCAAGAAGAGCAGCTTCTGCcggctccccgcgcccccccagcccccgcccccgccccccccgggcccaCCCGATGAGGAGCTGCAGATGAAGATCTTGACTTTCAACCCATGA